A single window of Nitrospirota bacterium DNA harbors:
- the selB gene encoding selenocysteine-specific translation elongation factor has translation MRHIILGTAGHIDHGKSSLVKALTGTDPDRLKEEKERGITIDLGFADLSYPDGLTVGIVDVPGHERLVKNMLAGAGGIDLVLLVIAADEGIMPQSREHLHICDLLRIKSGLIAITKADLVEKDWLDLVKDEVRSFVKGSFLEGSAIVPVSSRTMANLDLLKEKIREVALQVDPKPTKGLFRLPIDRVFTLKGFGTVVTGTAIAGSISVDQDIEILPSRIKSKVRGLHSHGKPIPTAFAGQRVAINLQGVDKDELSRGDTVVVPERLTPTKKIDAKVELLPDAPVLKSKALVHFHLGTSETTARIILFGRTELKAGETCYCQLRLQEPVVAMSGDRYIIRRFSPLDTIGGGEVLDPLSFRRSYKDGLDDMQIFENGTFAEKIAAKVKRAGIYGIKIFMIEGWIKEEIPSIQKAVHDLKEKGIIMQFDDILLHRNACHALRETAKKVMEDFHKKNPLKPGMLKEELRAHLSVDPRLFGNVLPSLKDIVAEKELVRLATFKIALSQVDETIKTKILALLEKNDFQPPTKEELSQSLKMDQKRLSDILKLMVNEKSLVRINESLYVSARTYEKLIRNLRDFFSTKPEMTVAEFRDVLNTTRKYALPFLEYLDSSKVTLRVGDVRKLLLKD, from the coding sequence ATGCGCCATATCATTCTCGGGACAGCAGGACATATTGATCACGGAAAGAGCTCCCTGGTCAAGGCACTGACAGGGACGGATCCGGACAGGCTTAAGGAGGAAAAGGAGCGGGGCATTACTATTGATCTCGGGTTTGCTGACCTGAGCTATCCTGACGGACTGACCGTTGGGATTGTGGACGTGCCCGGCCATGAAAGGCTTGTCAAGAACATGCTTGCAGGGGCCGGAGGCATAGACCTTGTACTGCTGGTTATTGCAGCGGATGAGGGGATCATGCCGCAGAGCCGTGAGCACCTGCATATCTGCGACCTTCTCAGAATCAAGTCCGGCCTTATCGCGATTACGAAGGCAGACCTGGTTGAGAAGGACTGGCTCGACCTTGTGAAAGACGAAGTGAGAAGTTTTGTCAAGGGCTCCTTTCTGGAGGGTTCAGCGATCGTGCCTGTCTCTTCAAGGACCATGGCAAATCTCGATCTGCTGAAGGAAAAAATCAGGGAAGTGGCATTGCAGGTTGACCCCAAACCGACAAAGGGTCTCTTCCGTCTGCCGATTGACCGGGTATTCACCCTGAAGGGATTCGGGACTGTAGTGACCGGAACAGCCATTGCAGGAAGCATCTCGGTTGATCAGGACATCGAGATTCTTCCCAGCAGGATAAAGAGCAAGGTAAGGGGTCTTCACAGTCACGGCAAACCGATCCCGACCGCGTTTGCCGGTCAGCGGGTAGCCATCAACCTCCAGGGAGTGGACAAGGATGAATTGTCCAGAGGCGATACGGTAGTCGTCCCTGAAAGGCTCACCCCGACAAAAAAGATCGATGCAAAGGTTGAGTTGCTGCCGGACGCTCCTGTCCTGAAAAGCAAGGCGCTCGTGCATTTCCATCTCGGCACGTCAGAGACCACGGCAAGGATAATCCTGTTCGGCAGGACGGAATTAAAGGCCGGGGAAACCTGTTACTGCCAGCTCAGACTGCAGGAACCGGTCGTTGCCATGTCAGGAGACCGTTACATAATACGGAGATTTTCTCCACTCGATACAATTGGCGGCGGTGAAGTGCTGGACCCGTTGTCCTTCCGCCGCAGTTACAAAGACGGACTGGATGACATGCAGATATTCGAAAACGGCACCTTTGCAGAAAAGATTGCGGCAAAGGTGAAGAGGGCCGGCATCTACGGGATCAAGATTTTCATGATCGAAGGATGGATCAAGGAAGAAATTCCCTCCATACAGAAAGCAGTCCATGATTTGAAGGAAAAGGGCATCATCATGCAGTTTGACGATATCCTGCTGCACAGAAATGCCTGTCATGCCCTGAGAGAGACGGCAAAAAAGGTTATGGAGGATTTTCACAAAAAAAACCCGCTCAAACCTGGCATGCTGAAAGAGGAACTGAGGGCGCATCTTTCTGTTGACCCCCGGCTTTTCGGTAACGTACTGCCTTCTCTCAAGGACATAGTTGCCGAAAAGGAGCTCGTCCGTCTTGCTACATTTAAGATCGCCCTGTCCCAGGTTGACGAGACAATCAAGACAAAAATCCTTGCCTTGCTCGAAAAAAACGATTTTCAGCCTCCGACGAAGGAGGAACTTTCCCAGTCCCTGAAAATGGACCAGAAGCGTCTGTCGGATATTCTGAAACTCATGGTCAATGAAAAAAGCCTCGTACGGATCAATGAATCATTGTATGTCTCCGCGCGTACTTACGAAAAGCTGATCCGGAACCTGAGAGACTTTTTCAGCACAAAGCCTGAAATGACGGTGGCGGAATTCAGGGATGTCCTCAATACCACAAGAAAATACGCCCTGCCTTTTCTTGAATATCTCGATTCAAGCAAGGTTACCCTGAGAGTCGGCGATGTGAGGAAGCTCCTTCTGAAGGATTAG
- the ispF gene encoding 2-C-methyl-D-erythritol 2,4-cyclodiphosphate synthase gives MRVGIGYDSHRLVEGRKLIIGGIAIPFEKGLLGHSDADVLCHAIIDALLGALGLGDIGQHFPDTDPQWKDASSIELLHRIVKLIHINGYEITWVDSNIIAERPKLSPYIEAMKQAISESGIPPGAINIKAKTNEGMGFTGRGEGIAACAVCLLRRIT, from the coding sequence ATGCGAGTCGGCATAGGCTATGATTCTCACAGGCTGGTTGAGGGCAGAAAACTCATCATAGGAGGGATCGCCATCCCGTTCGAAAAAGGGCTGCTCGGTCATTCTGATGCTGATGTGTTATGCCATGCGATTATCGACGCGCTTCTCGGAGCTCTCGGGCTTGGAGATATCGGACAGCATTTTCCGGATACGGATCCGCAGTGGAAGGACGCCTCGAGCATCGAACTCCTTCATAGGATTGTGAAGCTTATTCATATCAATGGATACGAGATCACGTGGGTAGATTCGAATATCATCGCAGAGAGGCCGAAACTTTCCCCGTATATCGAAGCCATGAAACAGGCCATTTCAGAATCGGGGATTCCGCCGGGTGCGATCAATATTAAGGCAAAGACGAATGAAGGCATGGGGTTTACTGGTCGCGGAGAAGGTATTGCAGCCTGCGCCGTATGTCTGCTGAGAAGGATCACGTAA
- a CDS encoding peptidase has translation MEKEQKIGNVLDTLINTTLRDIFRINLGVRRHERVLIFNDRISDNEEVTEAEWDRRLKIRSLSLLASEIGKAFCNSVIYFEFPATGTHGAEPPAGLWKLSFGEKAIKALQKEHLLKPILQKRAKDPEIRKAREIIGRHKNAAVNCVIALSNYSTSHTSFRDLLTTVCGCRYASLPLFDITMLEGSMNVDWKELARRTMGIAKVVNLAERIEVRTPNGTRISFSKKGRKVLSDTGILTRKGAFGNLPAGEVYLAPVEGTAQGKLVLEWAPTRQLRSPVTLIIKNGYVVHISGADEYVGYLRKKLAEKKENGNIAELGIGTNNAATRPDNILESEKILGTIHMALGDNSSMGGTIKTPFHQDFVFFRPTVTLVHPDKSRKEILRAGKLLC, from the coding sequence TTGGAAAAAGAGCAGAAGATCGGAAATGTCCTGGATACGTTAATTAACACTACCCTAAGGGATATATTCAGAATCAACCTCGGTGTCAGAAGACATGAGAGGGTGCTTATCTTCAATGACAGGATTTCTGATAATGAAGAAGTGACAGAAGCGGAATGGGACAGGCGGCTGAAGATCAGAAGCCTTTCCCTTTTGGCATCAGAAATCGGCAAGGCGTTCTGCAACTCAGTCATATACTTTGAATTTCCGGCAACCGGCACACACGGTGCTGAACCTCCTGCGGGGCTCTGGAAGCTTTCGTTCGGTGAAAAAGCAATAAAAGCTCTGCAGAAAGAGCACCTTCTGAAACCTATACTGCAAAAACGCGCAAAGGACCCGGAGATCAGAAAGGCACGGGAAATCATCGGGCGACACAAGAACGCTGCGGTAAACTGCGTAATCGCGCTCTCCAATTACTCCACAAGCCATACCAGCTTCAGGGATCTTCTGACGACTGTCTGCGGGTGTAGATACGCGAGCCTGCCTCTTTTTGACATCACGATGCTTGAAGGGTCAATGAACGTTGACTGGAAGGAACTGGCCAGAAGAACCATGGGCATTGCAAAGGTTGTGAACCTGGCGGAACGGATCGAAGTGCGGACCCCGAACGGCACCCGCATCTCTTTTTCGAAAAAAGGACGCAAGGTATTGTCAGATACAGGCATCCTGACCAGAAAGGGGGCCTTCGGAAACCTTCCTGCGGGTGAGGTATATCTTGCACCGGTGGAAGGGACCGCACAGGGCAAGCTCGTCCTCGAATGGGCACCCACAAGGCAGCTTCGGTCGCCGGTCACGCTTATCATAAAAAACGGCTATGTGGTACACATTTCAGGTGCCGATGAATATGTCGGATACCTCAGAAAAAAACTCGCTGAAAAAAAGGAAAACGGCAATATCGCGGAGCTTGGCATAGGGACAAACAATGCGGCTACAAGACCGGATAATATACTGGAGTCAGAAAAAATACTGGGCACTATACACATGGCGCTCGGAGACAACAGCTCCATGGGCGGAACCATCAAGACGCCCTTCCATCAGGATTTTGTTTTTTTCAGACCGACGGTTACCCTGGTCCATCCTGACAAAAGCAGAAAAGAGATTCTCAGGGCCGGCAAATTGCTCTGCTGA